In Haloarchaeobius salinus, the sequence CGACGACCATACTCGGCGTGCGGCCGGCGGCGGGAAGAAGGTACGTCTTGCGGCGATGACGGCGAGGTGGTGTCGTGTGGGACGGCCCGCCGTCGAAAGGCTGAACAGCCCGCTGGTCGTCCCTTCGACATGGAGACCGGCCCCGCCGCAGTCACCCTCGACCTGGACGACACACTCTGTCGGTACGACCGCTCGACCGCGGACCTGCTCGCACTCGCCTTCGACCGGGCCGACGTCGAGCCCTTCTTCACCGCCGCCGAGTTCGTGGCGACGATTCCGACCGTCACCGGCGAGAGTCCGCTCGACCTGCGTCGGAAGTGCTTCAGAGTGCTCGCCGCGGAGAACGGGCGGTCGGTCGCCGTCGCGGACCGGCTCGCGGAGCAGTACCCCGAGCGTGACCCGACCGCGGTCTCGTTCCTGCCCGGCGCTCGCGAGGCGCTCGACTCGCTCGCCGACCACCATCGGCTCGCGCTCGTCTCCAACGGCGAGCCGTCCCACCAGCGAGCCAAGCTCGAGACGCTCGGTATCAGCGGTGCGTTCGAGACGACGGTGTTCGGGACGCCCGAGACCGGCGTCAAACCCGACCCGGAACCGTTCTACCGTGTGTTGGACGCACTGGGCGTGCAGTCGGAGCGAGCAGTTCACGTCGGGAACTCGCTCGCCTCCGACGTCGTGGGTGCCCAGGCCGCGGGGATACCCGCGGTGTGGCTCCGTGCGGACGGTTCGGCTGACGACGAGACGGTACCGGAGTACGTCGTCGACGACCTCGCCGAACTGCACAGGCGGCCGTTCCCGTGGGAGCAGGGGTGACGTCAGGACATCCCGTAGAGCCGACGCCGTCAGTGGTGGTCGTGCCCGTGGTCGTGTCCCGGCTGCGAGAACTGCCCGGAGAACGCTCGCTGGACGACCTCCGGGAGCGCCGGGTGGATGTGGACGGCGTTCCGGATGTCCGCGACCGTGCCGCTCCCGGCCGTCATCGCCACGACGACCTCCTGGACGAGCGTGGCGGCCTCGGGGCCGATGACGTGACAGCCGAGTATCTCGCCGTCGAGGTCGACGATGACCTTCACGAACCCGTCGGCGTGCATCGCGTCGCCGCGGGCGGTGTTCTCGTAGCGGTACGTGTTCGTCGCGTACTCCCGGCCCTCGGCGCGGAGGTCCTGCTCCAGTGCACCGACGCCGGCCACCTCGGGCGAGGCGAAGACGGCGAACGGCATCGCGGTGTAGTCGACCGGCTCGAGCTCGCCGCCGAAGATGTTCCGTGCCGCGGTCCGTGCCTCGTGGTTCGCGCTGTGTTTCAGCAGGTACTCGCCGACGATGTCGCCGAGCGCCCAGACGCCCTCCGCGGTCGTCCTGAGGTACTCGTCGGTCTCGACGAAGCCGGCGTCGTCGACCGCGACGCCCGTCGCGTCGACGTCCAGGATGTCGGTGTTCGGGACGCGCCCCGCCGCGACCAGCAGCGCGTCGCCGGTGACCTCGACCGGCTCGGCGGCCTCGTCGACGCCGCCGCCGGGGCCGTACTCGTACGGTCGCGCCTCGACGGTCACCCGCCCGTCGCCGTCCTCGGACACCGCCGTCGCCGCGTGGCCCGTGTGGAGGGTGAAGCGGTCGGCGTAGCGCTCGGTGAAGGCCTCGGCGACCGTCTCGTCGGCCTCGGGCAACAGGTTCGGTCGACGACCGACGATGGTCACCTCGCTCCCGAACGTCCCGAAGAAGTGCCCGAGCTCCGCGGCGATGTAGCCGCCACCGACGACGACCAGGTGCTCGGGGGGCGTCTCCAGCCGCAGCGCCTCGGTGCTGGTCAGGTAGTCGACGGTCTCGATGCCGTCGATGTCCGGTACCCCCGGACGGGTCCCCGCCGCGAGCAGCACGGTGTCCGCCCGGAGCGTCGCGCCCTCGGCGTCCCCGTCGACGATCTCGACCGTGCGGTCGTCGACGAACCGCCCGGTCCCCCGGAACAGCTCGTGCTGTGGCGAGGACTCCAGCCCGCGCCGGATGGAGTCGGCGTCCCCGGCGACGTCCTCGTTCACCTTGCGGACGATCTCCGCGAAGTCCACGCCGTCGACGGACACCTCGATGTCGAACTCGCCGGCCCGCTCGACGGTCTCCATCACGTCGGCGTGGTACAGCAGCTGCTTCGAGGGGATGCAGCCGCGGTTCAGGCAGGTGCCGCCGAGCGGCCCCTTCTCGACGACGGCGACCGACTGTCCCCGGTTCGCTGCCACGTTCGCCACGTCGAGCCCGGAGCCGGACCCGACGACGAGAAAGTCGAACTCCTCCATGTGTCGTGCTTCGGTGCGCCGCTCCTTGAATGGCCAAGCTACCTGCAGGTGACCGGGGAGTCACGGCCGTCGACGGCCGCGGCTGGTCGTCGTGAGACTGCATCCATCGCACAGCCGCATCTCCGGGCGCGGAACAGGTGGACAATCGCGGACGGTCCCACAGCGACGCCCGTGTCCTGTCAGGGTCGCTGGAGCGTGACCGTCGCTATGGTCCCGCGCGGTTGGTTGTCGGCGAACTCGATCTCGCCGTCGAGCTGCTCGAGGAGCACCGTCACGAGGAACAAGCCCGTGCCGATCCCGGTCTCGTCGTGCGACTCGGCCTCGAGATCGGTGAGACCGTCCCGCACCCTGGCCGGCATCCCCACGCCGTCGTCCGCGACGACCACGGTGACCGCCTGTGGCGAAGCGTCGACGGACACCTCGACCCGCGGCGTCTCGCGGTCGGTGTGCAGGACCGCGTTCGAGAGGAGCTGTCGGAACACCGCTGCGAGCATCGGTGTCGCCCCGACCGTCAGCGTGGACTCACCTGGACGACTGACCGTGATGTCGACTGCACGACGGTCCCGAACGCGTGCCACCTCGCGGTCGAGCACCGCCGTCACGTCGATCGGTTCGCGGTCGACATCGGGACCGGCCGTGAGGGCGTCCACGATCGCGGCGACCGTCTCGATGCGCCCGACGACATCCTGGGCCGTGTCGAGGAGGCCGTCCACGAGCATCGCGCCCTGCTGGTCGACGTGTCCGCGGAGTTCGTCGCTCTGCCCGACGATGACGCCCGCGTCGTTCCTGATGTCGCGCCGGATGATACGGTTCAGGAGCATCAGCTGACGGTTCGTCGTCGCCTGCTCGCGCTCGCGCTCGTGCCGTTCGATCGCGTAACGGAGCGTCCGTCGGAGCAACTCGGCCGTGATGCTGG encodes:
- a CDS encoding HAD family hydrolase, whose amino-acid sequence is METGPAAVTLDLDDTLCRYDRSTADLLALAFDRADVEPFFTAAEFVATIPTVTGESPLDLRRKCFRVLAAENGRSVAVADRLAEQYPERDPTAVSFLPGAREALDSLADHHRLALVSNGEPSHQRAKLETLGISGAFETTVFGTPETGVKPDPEPFYRVLDALGVQSERAVHVGNSLASDVVGAQAAGIPAVWLRADGSADDETVPEYVVDDLAELHRRPFPWEQG
- a CDS encoding dihydrolipoyl dehydrogenase, coding for MEEFDFLVVGSGSGLDVANVAANRGQSVAVVEKGPLGGTCLNRGCIPSKQLLYHADVMETVERAGEFDIEVSVDGVDFAEIVRKVNEDVAGDADSIRRGLESSPQHELFRGTGRFVDDRTVEIVDGDAEGATLRADTVLLAAGTRPGVPDIDGIETVDYLTSTEALRLETPPEHLVVVGGGYIAAELGHFFGTFGSEVTIVGRRPNLLPEADETVAEAFTERYADRFTLHTGHAATAVSEDGDGRVTVEARPYEYGPGGGVDEAAEPVEVTGDALLVAAGRVPNTDILDVDATGVAVDDAGFVETDEYLRTTAEGVWALGDIVGEYLLKHSANHEARTAARNIFGGELEPVDYTAMPFAVFASPEVAGVGALEQDLRAEGREYATNTYRYENTARGDAMHADGFVKVIVDLDGEILGCHVIGPEAATLVQEVVVAMTAGSGTVADIRNAVHIHPALPEVVQRAFSGQFSQPGHDHGHDHH
- a CDS encoding hybrid sensor histidine kinase/response regulator, coding for MPSNTATQTVEVLLVEDDADDARHFQRLLSAARQVPETDRLAGFELAAHTDRLADALDRLTECEPDVVLLDLRLPDSDGLGTLEAVVSAAPDVPVVVVTGNTDTGLGPAAIRAGAQDYLGKASITAELLRRTLRYAIERHEREREQATTNRQLMLLNRIIRRDIRNDAGVIVGQSDELRGHVDQQGAMLVDGLLDTAQDVVGRIETVAAIVDALTAGPDVDREPIDVTAVLDREVARVRDRRAVDITVSRPGESTLTVGATPMLAAVFRQLLSNAVLHTDRETPRVEVSVDASPQAVTVVVADDGVGMPARVRDGLTDLEAESHDETGIGTGLFLVTVLLEQLDGEIEFADNQPRGTIATVTLQRP